A genome region from Populus alba chromosome 5, ASM523922v2, whole genome shotgun sequence includes the following:
- the LOC118045791 gene encoding methylesterase 1, whose translation MGDINNQATRLVLIHGSSAGAWVWYKVKPMLEAAGHSITALDMSASGVNTKTLEEVRTFDQYNEPLIEFMANLPENEKVVLVGHSLGGLNLAFAMEKFPEKISLAIFVTAIMPDTQHQPSYMLEKFTESISGDTAVVSSTPFQLTPIEDLTLQALLNRPGSTFVESLSKANKFTEDRYGSVPRVYIVCTEDILLSPSLQRFMIEQNEVKEVMEIPADHMAVFSKPKELSECILELAQKHA comes from the exons ATGGGAGACATCAACAACCAAGCAACCCGTCTCGTTTTAATACACGGTTCTTCCGCAGGAGCTTGGGTATGGTACAAGGTGAAGCCAATGCTAGAGGCAGCTGGCCACAGCATCACAGCTCTTGACATGAGTGCGTCAGGGGTGAACACAAAAACACTCGAAGAAGTTCGAACTTTTGACCAGTATAACGAGCCCTTGATTGAGTTCATGGCCAACTTGcctgaaaatgaaaaggttgtGTTGGTGGGCCATAGTTTGGGTGGCTTAAACCTGGCCTTCGCTATGGAGAAGTTCCCAGAGAAGATTTCTCTTGCTATTTTTGTTACTGCAATCATGCCTGATACTCAGCACCAGCCATCGTATATGTTAGAGAAG TTTACTGAAAGCATTTCCGGTGACACTGCAGTGGTTTCATCCACGCCGTTTCAGCTCACCCCAATTGAG GATCTTACTCTCCAGGCGCTTTTAAACAGACCAGGATCAACGTTCGTTGAAAGTCTGTCCAAAGCAAACAAGTTCACTGAAGACAGATATGGATCAGTTCCCCGAGTATATATTGTCTGTACTGAGGATATATTGCTTTCTCCGTCGCTGCAACGCTTCATGATTGAACAAAATGAGGTTAAGGAAGTGATGGAGATTCCTGCAGATCATATGGCAGTTTTTTCTAAGCCCAAGGAACTCAGCGAGTGCATACTGGAGTTGGCACAAAAGCACGCTTAG